A window of Cryptomeria japonica chromosome 3, Sugi_1.0, whole genome shotgun sequence contains these coding sequences:
- the LOC131874386 gene encoding uncharacterized protein LOC131874386 yields the protein MSWLQKGHQILVNDQAYVEFHIGSHRDNVLCDVMPIDVHHVLLGRPGQFGRKAVHDGRENTYTIENDGDKNTLMPIKEKEEGSRSSSNSKVMMVSGEDFLHDLKNEEFFYALVLKPKSVLSSSKVDDFRIEVQDILNEHNDIIASNFPSELPPMRSISHHIDLILRASLPNKAYYRLTPMENEEIRKQV from the coding sequence ATGTCTTGGTTACAAAAAGGTCATCAAATATTGGTGAATGATCAGGCCTATGTTGAATTTCATATTGGAAGCCATAGGGATAATGTTTTGTGTGATGTAATGCCCATAGATGTGCACCATGTATTGCTTGGAAGACCTGGGCAATTTGGCAGGAAAGCGGTGCATGATGGAAGGGAGAACACATATACCATTGAAAACGATGGAGATAAGAACACCTTGATGCcaataaaagagaaagaagagggAAGTAGAAGTAGTAGCAACAGTAAGGTAATGATGGTAAGTGGAGAGGATTTTTTACATGATTTAAAGAATGAAGAATTTTTTTATGCTTTGGTTCTTAAACCTAAAAGTGTTTTATCTTCCTCAAAAGTTGATGATTTTCGTATTGAAGTGCAAGATATTTTGAATGAACATAATGATATCATTGCATCTAATTTTCCTAGTGAATTACCTCCTATGAGGAGCATTAGTCATCATATAGATTTGATTCTGAGGGCTAGCCTTCCTAACAAAGCTTATTATAGGTTAACACCTATGGAGAATGAAGAAATAAGGAAGCAAGTGTAA